A single window of Cytobacillus dafuensis DNA harbors:
- a CDS encoding DUF4350 domain-containing protein, which translates to MQNAKSNRRAWLWFIVLLILFMIIGFFAFSPEPKQYPNYVSDSPSPTGVKALYTYLDDNMQAKRWSHEPKLLPKMGKKQTLIMTEPFFVPKHEEMEAFKKFIEAGNTVLLLKKNPKGMFDIKTFPIEEEPSSDQVFEIHNSENTSYKAEISSPFRLKTEPEDIILLKDKAGPVAVKRNIGNGDLIVAVTPEWMMNGKLLNNDHLTLVISLLNEGNANSILFDEFTHGGQNASTISALYPKWFLLLMLQGAIILFLWLWYSGKRFGPIYIPRIESVRFSDEGLRALASWYMKGRRYHDSLLIQADYVKLLLQERWGIPYYKQWTDLASYLEKKCNRMSSTEVQDYIIGIESILRKEKINKQEYLLWSKKIDQLRKEVEEG; encoded by the coding sequence ATGCAAAATGCAAAATCAAATAGAAGAGCTTGGCTATGGTTCATTGTCCTTCTAATCCTTTTTATGATCATTGGTTTCTTTGCCTTTTCTCCAGAGCCAAAGCAATATCCAAATTATGTATCTGACTCTCCTTCACCAACTGGAGTTAAAGCACTCTATACATATTTAGATGATAATATGCAAGCGAAGAGGTGGTCACATGAACCTAAGCTATTGCCAAAAATGGGCAAAAAACAAACGCTCATCATGACAGAACCTTTTTTTGTTCCTAAACATGAAGAAATGGAAGCCTTTAAAAAATTTATTGAAGCAGGAAATACAGTTCTATTATTGAAAAAAAATCCTAAAGGAATGTTTGATATAAAAACATTTCCAATTGAAGAGGAACCTTCTTCAGATCAGGTTTTTGAAATACATAATAGTGAAAATACTTCTTATAAAGCTGAAATAAGTTCTCCCTTTCGCCTGAAAACAGAACCTGAGGATATCATATTATTAAAAGATAAAGCTGGTCCTGTTGCAGTAAAAAGAAATATTGGTAATGGAGATTTGATAGTAGCCGTAACACCTGAATGGATGATGAATGGAAAACTATTAAACAATGATCATCTTACTCTCGTCATCTCCCTTTTAAATGAAGGAAATGCCAATAGTATATTATTTGATGAATTTACTCATGGCGGACAAAATGCTTCAACCATTTCAGCACTGTATCCTAAGTGGTTCCTGCTATTAATGCTTCAAGGAGCGATAATATTATTCCTTTGGCTTTGGTATTCCGGAAAGCGTTTCGGACCTATTTACATTCCAAGAATAGAGTCTGTTCGATTTAGTGATGAGGGGCTTAGAGCGTTAGCTTCTTGGTATATGAAAGGACGCCGTTATCACGACTCATTGCTCATCCAAGCTGATTATGTAAAGCTGCTTTTACAAGAACGCTGGGGCATCCCTTATTACAAGCAATGGACTGATTTGGCTAGTTATCTTGAGAAGAAATGCAATCGAATGTCTTCAACGGAAGTTCAAGACTATATTATTGGAATTGAAAGCATACTTCGGAAAGAAAAAATTAATAAACAAGAATACTTACTATGGTCTAAAAAAATTGATCAGTTAAGAAAAGAGGTGGAAGAAGGATGA
- a CDS encoding purine-cytosine permease family protein, protein MAEISKPTADIVEGNNKEEKKDDFALEKVPLEGRTMGWKSITNVTLGVATAMLFIQMGSLMAVNFGAVNALLAEIYATVVAGALGIGICYFAAKSGLNVNLLARGGGFGYLGASITSLIYALNFIMYCAIEGAIMAFAVHEYIPFIPIWVFMVTFGLLVIPLNWFGIKQLDKLQKWSMPIFIVLLGAGFILAFNMTPKIAGNVWTFLPEGAQVGGAGLLACIGIMNGLVGIMALLVSDYARFIKKEEFKIGVFAVGFIPQLVCFLIMGIIGIWFGVRMAEENPGIYFVQILGIGGAIFTILTQLRINITNLYSGSLSLANFFENIFKFKPGRTFWVVFTSVAAIILMLGGVMDHLGSLLTFQGVFLLSWGAILVSDAFVVKKVLRIGPNYFEHRQEYLYAWNPVGVVSLIISSIVGSFAAFGFFGVFLQNVAAFFAAILAFILTIVLAITTKGKYYSKKEANDVSTNEMIV, encoded by the coding sequence ATGGCTGAAATTTCTAAACCGACTGCTGATATTGTTGAAGGGAATAATAAAGAAGAAAAGAAAGATGATTTTGCATTAGAGAAGGTTCCTTTAGAAGGTAGGACAATGGGATGGAAAAGTATTACGAATGTAACACTTGGAGTGGCAACCGCCATGCTCTTTATTCAAATGGGGAGTTTAATGGCAGTAAACTTCGGAGCTGTCAATGCTTTGCTTGCGGAAATTTATGCAACTGTTGTTGCAGGTGCACTAGGCATAGGAATTTGTTATTTCGCTGCTAAATCAGGCTTAAATGTCAACTTATTGGCAAGAGGTGGAGGATTCGGCTATTTAGGTGCTTCCATAACCTCCCTTATTTATGCACTGAATTTTATTATGTACTGTGCAATTGAAGGAGCTATCATGGCATTTGCCGTTCACGAATATATACCCTTCATTCCAATATGGGTTTTCATGGTGACATTCGGTCTTCTTGTAATACCACTTAACTGGTTTGGAATTAAACAGTTAGATAAATTGCAAAAATGGTCTATGCCAATTTTTATTGTGTTGTTAGGTGCCGGATTTATATTAGCCTTTAATATGACACCTAAAATTGCCGGTAATGTTTGGACATTTTTGCCCGAAGGTGCCCAAGTCGGGGGAGCGGGCCTCCTTGCTTGTATAGGGATAATGAACGGATTAGTCGGAATTATGGCTCTGCTTGTATCAGACTATGCAAGATTTATTAAAAAAGAAGAATTTAAAATCGGAGTATTTGCCGTTGGATTTATCCCTCAGCTCGTATGTTTTTTAATAATGGGGATCATCGGTATATGGTTCGGAGTTCGAATGGCAGAAGAAAATCCAGGGATATACTTTGTTCAAATTCTTGGCATCGGGGGAGCAATTTTTACAATTCTAACTCAATTAAGGATTAATATAACGAACCTTTATAGCGGATCACTATCATTAGCTAATTTTTTTGAAAATATATTTAAATTTAAGCCAGGTAGAACCTTTTGGGTTGTGTTTACATCCGTTGCAGCCATCATATTAATGCTAGGTGGAGTAATGGACCATTTGGGTAGCTTACTAACCTTTCAAGGAGTATTTCTACTATCCTGGGGAGCAATTTTAGTTAGTGATGCCTTCGTAGTAAAGAAAGTTTTAAGAATAGGTCCCAATTACTTTGAGCATCGTCAAGAATATTTATACGCTTGGAATCCAGTAGGCGTTGTATCATTAATTATTTCAAGCATTGTTGGTTCGTTTGCTGCTTTTGGATTTTTTGGTGTCTTCCTACAAAATGTAGCAGCTTTTTTTGCAGCAATCTTAGCTTTCATACTTACCATCGTTTTAGCTATAACAACTAAGGGTAAGTATTACAGTAAAAAAGAAGCTAACGATGTTTCAACTAACGAAATGATTGTATAA